The region ATGGACCAGCTAAGAAATAAATGTTTTCACTAACATTAAATTTGTTCATTGTTATAAATGACAAATATTGAACTGAAATATCAAGATTTCTATTTTCTGTAACCATTTCTGATTGACCATCAGGCAAAGTATTAAAATAGAAACCTTCTACAGAACCTTTTCCTCCTTGTCTTGAATATGTTATTTCAGGTTGTAAAGTATAAACTTTACCTAATTTTAAAGCTCCAAAACCACCAATATAAAAATCTGTTTTACTGTCTAAATCACTATCAGTTATTTTAGAAATATTAACTCCGGCTTGAATTCCTGGTTTAAAAGTTACTTGAGCTTGTGTTTTTACAAATGAAAAAAAAGTTAATGTGATGATAGCAAAAATTGATTTATTCATAATTTTATTTTGTTTTGAAAGTGTAACTAATCCCTAACTGCAAATTGATATTTGTGTTATAATCTCCAAACAAATAATAATTATTGGAGTCGTTTTGATAATAATCGCTACTCAAAACGTCAAGCAAGCCTTTTTTAAATCGGGCTTCAAATGTCAAACCTGATGGCAAAGCATACGCAACACCTAAAACCAAACCAAGATCATTTTGCGCTTTTCTAACAGCAAGATTATCATTTAACAAAATATCCAATGTTGGTCCAGCCTGAAACTGAATTCCCTGTGGCAAAGTAAACTTATTCATTAAAGAAAGCGACAAATAATTTATATCCAGATCCAGATGTTCTACTTTATTGGTTTGACTGCTTTCATCATAATAATTTCGCGCCACATTATTAGAACCTTGTCTGCTGTAATTAATTTCTGGCTGTAAAGAGTAAATTTTAGTAATCTTGATATCCGTAAAACCTCCGACATAAAAATCTGTTTTATAATCGGCATGCATTTCAGAAATAGTCGAAAAACTAAATCCTCCTCTTAAACCTGGTTGGACACTTATTTGGGCATGTATGCTTAATACTGTAAAAAAAACAATAATAAAAAGAACGTTTTTATTCATGGTTTTTACTTCGTTTTAAATTTATAGCTGATTCCAATTTGGAATACCTGATTTAAAATCGCATCATTAGTATAATATCCGTCGTTATCATAATAATCATAACCATAAATGTCTACCAATCCTTGTTTGATTCTCGCTTCGAAAGTTAACCCGTTTGGCAATGTATAGCCAACTCCTCCAACTATTGCAAAGTCAAAATCTTCCGGATTCGTATTGATGTAATTGTCACTAACTTTAAGATCCAATGAAGGGCCTCCTAAAATGTGAAAACCACCACCATTAAAATTAAACTTTGCTACCGCTCCAAGCGTTATATAATTTAGCTCGTACTTTTCAGAATAATAACGGCCGTTTTCAAAATATCTTCCTTCATCTCCTTGTCTGGAATAATTTATCTCTGGTTGAAGAGAGAAAAATTTATTAAATCTAATATCCACCAATCCACCAATATAAAAATCAGTTTTAGAGCTATTATCATCTATATTGGTTAAAGT is a window of Flavobacterium crocinum DNA encoding:
- a CDS encoding outer membrane beta-barrel protein; the encoded protein is MNKSIFAIITLTFFSFVKTQAQVTFKPGIQAGVNISKITDSDLDSKTDFYIGGFGALKLGKVYTLQPEITYSRQGGKGSVEGFYFNTLPDGQSEMVTENRNLDISVQYLSFITMNKFNVSENIYFLAGPFIDFMVGDKFKYDKSNAFFAPISKGEDIDFGIIGGVGFSLPKGIALEARIKKGTRDAYDDVTGSANINTNMVYQIGAAYTFGK
- a CDS encoding outer membrane beta-barrel protein gives rise to the protein MNKNVLFIIVFFTVLSIHAQISVQPGLRGGFSFSTISEMHADYKTDFYVGGFTDIKITKIYSLQPEINYSRQGSNNVARNYYDESSQTNKVEHLDLDINYLSLSLMNKFTLPQGIQFQAGPTLDILLNDNLAVRKAQNDLGLVLGVAYALPSGLTFEARFKKGLLDVLSSDYYQNDSNNYYLFGDYNTNINLQLGISYTFKTK
- a CDS encoding porin family protein, producing the protein MRNFVVIAFVLFFGIQSSEAQVRVSPGLRGGLNISTLTNIDDNSSKTDFYIGGLVDIRFNKFFSLQPEINYSRQGDEGRYFENGRYYSEKYELNYITLGAVAKFNFNGGGFHILGGPSLDLKVSDNYINTNPEDFDFAIVGGVGYTLPNGLTFEARIKQGLVDIYGYDYYDNDGYYTNDAILNQVFQIGISYKFKTK